In Acipenser ruthenus chromosome 16, fAciRut3.2 maternal haplotype, whole genome shotgun sequence, the following proteins share a genomic window:
- the LOC117412383 gene encoding ER membrane protein complex subunit 5-like encodes MASSVWKGLVGVGLLALAHSAFSAAQHRSYMRLTEKENETLPIDIVLQTLLAFVVTCYGIVHIAGEFKDMDATSELKNKTFDTLRNHPSFYLFNHRGRVLFQPPETTPVPRQQALNCNPLRLRKLEHH; translated from the exons ATGGCTTCGTCTGTTTGGAAAGGTCTGGTCGGTGTCGGGCTCTTAGCGTTGGCTCATTCGGCATTTTCAGCGGCTCAGC ATCGGTCCTATATGCGACTAACGGAAAAGGAGAATGAAACACTACCGATCGAT ATTGTCCTTCAGACACTGCTGGCCTTTGTAGTAACTTGTTATGGCATTGTACATATTGCGGGGGAATTTAAAGACATGGACGCTACGTCAGAGCTGAAAAACAA GACTTTTGACACGCTGAGAAATCATCCTTCGTTCTACCTTTTTAACCACCGGGGCAGAGTGCTTTTCCAGCCCCCTGAGACCACCCCCGTCCCCAGGCAGCAAGCGCTGAACTGCAACCCGCTGAGGTTACGGAAACTAGAGCATCACTGA